From a region of the Salinispira pacifica genome:
- the dnaE gene encoding DNA polymerase III subunit alpha, producing the protein MKDFVHLHNHSDFSLLRATSTVSGLVTRARNMNMPGIALTDDGNLFGAYRFYQECRNEPGINPIIGCDFFMASDSRHSKSASENSKHYQRIVLLAKNDRGYRNLIKLSSMGYTEGFYYKPRIDKELLEAHHEDLIALSGGLGGEIPQLISRNRVDEAREAAAWYADLFGKDHFYLELTDHGIADQQTVNRSLIEFSRDMNLPLVATNDSYYLEPEDAHAHDVMLCIGNKRKINEPGRFKFSSDQFYLKSPEEMWRIFGEHPQALTNTMKINEMIDIQMELPGPLLPDYDIPQEFEGPDNYLRHLSNEGLKNRYEEITDEMRKRLDYELDIIISMGFTGYFLIVWDFIRYAKDHDIPVGPGRGSGAGSIIAYCLEITDIDPLKYGLLFERFLNPERVSMPDFDIDFCFERRQEVIDYVTRKYGTEKVGQIITFGTLKPKAVIRDVARVLDFSYDEADRIAKLIPDGPKITIEKALEEEPKLQELYDSGGGYRELIDVSKRLQKLNRHASTHAAGIVIGKDELTEYVPLFRDPKTGAISTQYTMDQLEDNGLVKMDFLGLKTLTLIRNTEKLIAQTGVEVDTATIPEDDEATYKLLGEGLSSAVFQFESEGMQNILKEAKPNCIEDLIALNALYRPGPMDNIPQFIESKWGRTAIIYPHENLEAVLKETYGVIVYQEQVMETVRIIGGFSLGKADILRRAMGKKKEKDMARMRVEYMEGAKEKGIDEQTADGIFELLKPFAGYGFNKSHAAAYSVLAYKTAYLKANYPAQFMAANLTNEIDHPDKFADYLGEARIMGIDILPPDVNDSDKYFTVVDGNIVFGLMGIKGVGSSAVDEILREREENGSFTSMDNFLERVDLKTVNRRVIETMVQCGVFDRVFPSRKGILEKIEELLEIAVSKKDGKRFGQTGLFDDSPAEAYPELVLDDSMEYDLADRLGWERELIGYYFSGHPMDSYKNEWVQSSTLDLAQLTRARAGEIYAVVGLITQYRAVMTKRGNRMSFGTLEDYRGEIDFVLFPETFASFSEMVQPDAVLGMMGEVDLSRDKPQMVVKEIRLPADMDRKDNGSIHIKLKTVPEQENDLLSLRELINDSPGNCPVLIHVPAGDGERIIRATSHLQISSPGAAALETHPLVERVWKEYLETTIEDLHEASGTGQALPEAHPETEEGADHESLSRV; encoded by the coding sequence ATGAAGGATTTTGTTCATCTGCACAATCACTCGGATTTCAGTCTGCTGCGGGCCACATCCACGGTGAGCGGTCTGGTGACCAGGGCCAGGAATATGAATATGCCCGGAATTGCGCTCACCGACGACGGCAACCTGTTCGGGGCATACCGCTTTTATCAGGAATGCAGAAATGAACCCGGGATCAATCCCATTATCGGCTGTGATTTCTTCATGGCTTCGGACAGCCGTCACAGCAAATCCGCAAGTGAAAACTCCAAGCACTACCAGCGAATTGTTCTTCTGGCCAAAAATGACAGAGGATACCGGAACCTGATCAAGCTCTCCTCCATGGGCTACACCGAAGGTTTCTACTATAAACCCCGGATCGACAAGGAGCTGCTGGAAGCTCATCATGAAGATCTCATCGCCCTTTCCGGAGGCCTGGGGGGGGAAATTCCCCAGCTCATTTCCCGTAACCGGGTGGATGAGGCCCGGGAAGCCGCCGCATGGTACGCAGACCTTTTCGGGAAGGATCATTTTTATCTGGAGCTCACAGACCACGGTATCGCCGATCAGCAGACGGTGAACCGCAGCCTCATTGAGTTTTCCCGGGACATGAACCTGCCGCTGGTGGCCACCAACGACAGCTATTATCTGGAACCGGAGGACGCACACGCCCACGACGTGATGCTGTGCATCGGGAACAAGCGGAAAATCAATGAGCCGGGACGCTTCAAGTTCAGCTCCGACCAGTTTTACCTGAAATCCCCGGAAGAGATGTGGCGGATATTCGGAGAACATCCCCAGGCTCTGACAAATACCATGAAGATCAATGAGATGATCGACATCCAGATGGAGCTACCCGGTCCCCTCCTGCCGGATTACGATATTCCCCAGGAATTTGAAGGACCGGATAATTATCTCAGACATCTCTCCAATGAGGGGCTGAAAAACCGCTATGAAGAGATTACCGATGAGATGCGCAAGCGGCTGGATTACGAGCTGGATATTATCATCAGCATGGGATTCACCGGCTATTTTCTCATTGTGTGGGACTTCATCCGCTACGCCAAGGATCATGACATTCCCGTGGGGCCCGGGCGGGGTTCGGGTGCAGGAAGCATTATCGCCTACTGTCTCGAGATTACCGACATAGACCCCTTGAAGTACGGTCTGCTGTTCGAGCGGTTTCTCAATCCCGAGCGTGTGAGCATGCCCGACTTCGATATCGACTTCTGCTTTGAACGGCGTCAGGAGGTGATCGACTACGTCACCAGGAAATACGGCACCGAGAAAGTGGGGCAGATCATCACCTTCGGAACCCTCAAACCCAAGGCGGTGATCCGGGATGTGGCCCGGGTGCTGGACTTCTCCTACGATGAAGCGGACCGGATCGCCAAACTGATCCCCGACGGGCCCAAAATCACCATAGAAAAGGCCCTGGAAGAGGAACCCAAGCTCCAGGAGCTCTACGACTCCGGCGGCGGCTACCGGGAACTGATCGATGTTTCCAAGCGGCTTCAGAAACTGAACCGCCATGCGTCCACCCATGCGGCGGGTATCGTCATCGGAAAAGACGAACTCACCGAGTACGTTCCCCTGTTTCGGGACCCCAAAACCGGAGCCATCTCCACCCAGTACACAATGGATCAGCTGGAGGACAACGGGCTGGTAAAGATGGACTTTCTGGGGCTGAAAACCCTCACCCTGATCCGGAACACCGAAAAACTGATCGCACAGACCGGGGTGGAAGTGGATACCGCAACTATTCCCGAGGATGATGAGGCCACCTACAAACTGCTGGGGGAAGGACTGAGTTCCGCGGTGTTCCAGTTTGAATCCGAAGGGATGCAGAACATTCTCAAGGAAGCCAAACCCAACTGCATAGAGGACCTTATCGCCCTGAACGCCCTCTACCGGCCCGGTCCCATGGATAATATTCCCCAGTTCATCGAGTCCAAGTGGGGCCGAACCGCCATTATCTATCCCCATGAAAACCTGGAAGCAGTGCTGAAAGAAACCTACGGAGTTATTGTCTACCAGGAACAGGTAATGGAGACGGTACGGATTATCGGGGGATTCAGCCTGGGTAAAGCGGATATTCTCCGCCGGGCAATGGGGAAGAAGAAAGAGAAGGATATGGCCCGGATGCGGGTTGAGTACATGGAGGGTGCAAAAGAGAAGGGAATTGACGAGCAGACAGCCGACGGCATCTTCGAGCTGCTCAAGCCCTTTGCCGGCTACGGTTTCAACAAAAGCCATGCCGCAGCCTACTCTGTGCTGGCGTATAAGACCGCATATCTTAAGGCAAATTACCCCGCCCAGTTCATGGCCGCCAACCTTACCAATGAGATTGACCACCCGGACAAATTCGCCGATTACCTGGGCGAGGCCCGGATTATGGGAATTGATATTCTTCCTCCCGATGTAAATGACTCGGACAAGTATTTCACCGTAGTGGACGGAAATATCGTATTCGGTCTCATGGGTATCAAAGGGGTGGGATCCTCCGCAGTGGATGAAATCCTCAGAGAACGGGAAGAGAACGGTTCCTTCACCTCCATGGATAATTTCCTGGAACGGGTGGATTTGAAGACGGTGAACCGGCGGGTAATCGAAACCATGGTTCAGTGCGGGGTTTTCGACCGGGTGTTCCCCTCCAGGAAGGGAATTCTTGAAAAGATAGAAGAGCTTCTGGAAATTGCCGTGAGCAAGAAGGACGGAAAGCGCTTCGGACAGACCGGTCTGTTCGATGATTCCCCCGCCGAAGCGTATCCTGAGCTGGTGCTTGATGACAGCATGGAGTATGACCTGGCGGACCGTCTGGGCTGGGAGCGGGAGCTGATCGGGTATTATTTCAGCGGCCATCCCATGGACAGTTACAAAAATGAATGGGTGCAGTCCAGCACCCTGGATCTCGCCCAGCTGACCCGTGCCCGGGCGGGGGAGATATACGCGGTGGTGGGGCTGATAACCCAGTACCGGGCGGTGATGACCAAACGTGGAAACAGGATGAGTTTCGGCACCCTGGAGGACTATCGGGGTGAAATTGATTTCGTCCTCTTCCCTGAAACATTTGCATCGTTCAGCGAAATGGTGCAGCCCGATGCAGTGCTGGGGATGATGGGCGAGGTGGATCTCAGCCGTGACAAACCTCAAATGGTGGTGAAAGAGATCCGTCTTCCCGCTGATATGGACAGGAAGGATAACGGAAGCATTCATATAAAATTGAAAACCGTACCCGAACAAGAGAATGACCTGCTTTCCTTGAGGGAACTGATAAACGACAGCCCCGGCAACTGTCCCGTGCTCATTCATGTTCCCGCAGGGGACGGCGAACGGATCATTCGGGCCACCAGTCACCTTCAAATCAGCAGCCCCGGTGCAGCGGCACTCGAAACACACCCCCTTGTTGAGCGGGTCTGGAAAGAGTATCTTGAAACCACCATAGAAGACCTGCATGAAGCCTCCGGAACGGGACAGGCCCTGCCGGAAGCACATCCGGAAACTGAAGAAGGAGCGGACCATGAATCCCTATCGCGTGTTTGA
- a CDS encoding FAD binding domain-containing protein gives MRIAANQKVFSPRSLNDALSIIKRRPGCRIFAGGTHVQTAAAGKARIQQDILSLHNIEELRRIYRSDRLLELGSMVTLERLIRLDDAIVPKGLRDTILAIPQPGIRSLGTVGGNILVNPRYLSAFYYFSLSDGSAELRGPNGSRWVSIAKLRNSENQVNINSEILTRVRLPINVWSHQIFRKYDSRENGMEYGFCGLASVHRGMLEEIRVSYVFSELPQMRNRNADSLLTGKRLPLQDRDVRSYIKSFNNKWSDHVPEYLDDELMHTRLRNLSAWFIHSLNKS, from the coding sequence ATGCGAATCGCCGCTAATCAGAAGGTATTCAGCCCCCGGAGTCTCAACGATGCCCTGTCCATTATTAAACGGCGGCCGGGATGCAGGATATTCGCCGGGGGAACCCATGTACAGACTGCCGCTGCTGGAAAGGCCCGGATTCAGCAGGATATTCTCAGCCTTCACAATATAGAAGAGCTTCGGAGAATTTACCGCAGCGACCGGCTTCTGGAGCTGGGTAGCATGGTGACCCTGGAGCGGCTGATCCGCCTGGACGATGCCATTGTTCCCAAAGGTCTCCGGGACACCATCCTGGCCATCCCCCAGCCGGGAATCCGCAGCCTTGGAACTGTGGGGGGGAATATTCTGGTGAACCCCAGGTATCTGTCGGCGTTTTATTATTTCAGTCTATCCGACGGGAGTGCAGAACTGCGGGGTCCCAACGGCAGCAGATGGGTGAGCATTGCCAAGCTGCGCAACAGTGAAAATCAGGTGAATATCAATTCGGAAATACTCACCCGGGTACGGCTTCCCATTAATGTGTGGAGCCACCAGATTTTCCGTAAATACGATTCCCGGGAAAACGGTATGGAGTACGGCTTCTGCGGGCTGGCATCGGTGCACCGGGGCATGCTTGAGGAGATCCGGGTGTCCTATGTGTTCAGCGAACTGCCCCAGATGCGCAACAGGAACGCCGATTCTCTGCTCACCGGCAAACGGCTGCCTCTTCAGGACAGGGATGTCCGCAGCTACATTAAGAGTTTCAACAATAAATGGAGCGACCATGTTCCCGAATATCTGGACGATGAATTAATGCACACCAGGCTGCGGAATCTTTCCGCCTGGTTTATTCACAGTTTGAATAAATCCTGA
- a CDS encoding (2Fe-2S)-binding protein, giving the protein MTIEFYLNDEEKYLDIPPQTSLLDILSDHFQQKYIRRGCERGHCGACTVLVDDHPTPSCLLPAFNLPGRHVETLSGLIEREEFTHIETAFLRAGFYPCKYCAPTKIILTESILRRDESQPDEKTILHYVGENWCGCTSQGSFVKAVQIADSLRRKRRAMNANRR; this is encoded by the coding sequence ATGACGATTGAATTTTATCTCAACGATGAAGAAAAATATCTGGATATTCCGCCCCAGACATCTCTTCTGGATATTCTCAGCGATCACTTTCAGCAGAAATATATTCGCCGGGGCTGCGAACGGGGTCATTGCGGCGCGTGCACGGTCCTTGTTGACGACCACCCCACCCCTTCCTGCCTCCTCCCGGCATTCAACCTGCCCGGACGTCATGTTGAGACCCTCAGCGGACTCATTGAACGGGAGGAGTTCACTCATATTGAAACCGCATTTCTCCGGGCGGGATTCTATCCGTGCAAGTACTGCGCCCCCACGAAAATCATTCTCACTGAGTCCATCCTCCGGAGAGATGAAAGTCAGCCCGATGAGAAAACCATTCTCCATTACGTGGGAGAAAACTGGTGCGGCTGTACCTCCCAGGGCAGTTTTGTAAAAGCAGTACAGATCGCCGACAGTTTACGGCGGAAACGGAGGGCGATGAATGCGAATCGCCGCTAA
- a CDS encoding xanthine dehydrogenase family protein molybdopterin-binding subunit, with protein sequence MKNKRSVRDILSGNSMFLQDYPLKDGWYCRIIRSTILRGSIVSILVDPEFISLGAYLIQQKDIPGETSFRLFGEELPVLSGNQVHYFGQPIALLVAESEDLLNSCERLIQIQYEEYDPLPETLSDPQQIYRQTEKSIGSPGLMWEQSVESVESSYHIGTQSDTSREVMGCFAEWGQDDLLRLIGPTIWPHLIADSLSSILKRKKPRIEIVPTNPGVFHDHLLVDGSLIALYTGVAAELTGKNIKLILSEEERQLFGTRQPPIHVKQHVGFSPEREILVNDVIVDVNTGAFALFSTEMINQILAAAPGLYKAPSWRVRIHLYRSNLPPMSIFHGFHATLIQIPAEIQANRIAELEGRDPLEWRRERLLKGGDTAPPQWTLKEDLDSQGILERLAAVSDFTRKHSSFELLRKRRSSRDSIARKTSGKKYRGMGMSYGFQPSGFSRTMEQQIRPRVRVSLETDGSVQGYVNTAPGTSAAKVYIRNIIKEELGVESEKVMLHTSDSREIPDSGPVCLSRSLTVVTDTFRQACKKIQKQRFHSPLPISIETSLRFPRLPGWDQEKLEGDPFLYRSYGAAAVEVELDPVSFIPEIQRIWMVVDAPSLFNVSQARSALEGGIMQCLNWIRGYPREFKNGVLQLPSAEFTRGLEHRKIPEITIDFIPGKGARSDRTKQNGFRDLPFALIPSAYLSALTQATGGYFDSIPSDSQVIFNYIRESEEAEDDD encoded by the coding sequence ATGAAGAATAAGCGCAGCGTCCGGGATATTCTCTCGGGCAACAGCATGTTCCTTCAGGATTATCCTTTGAAGGACGGCTGGTATTGCAGAATTATCCGTTCGACCATTCTCAGGGGCAGCATTGTTTCAATACTGGTGGATCCGGAGTTTATTTCCCTGGGGGCGTATCTGATCCAGCAGAAGGATATTCCCGGAGAGACCAGCTTTCGTCTTTTCGGTGAAGAGCTGCCGGTTCTCTCGGGCAATCAGGTGCACTACTTCGGCCAGCCGATTGCCCTGCTGGTGGCGGAAAGTGAGGATCTGCTGAACTCCTGCGAGCGCCTCATCCAGATCCAGTACGAGGAGTATGATCCGCTGCCGGAAACCCTCAGCGATCCCCAGCAGATTTACCGCCAGACAGAAAAAAGCATCGGGAGTCCAGGCCTCATGTGGGAGCAGAGCGTGGAAAGCGTGGAGAGCAGTTACCACATCGGCACCCAGAGCGATACCAGCAGGGAGGTGATGGGCTGTTTCGCCGAATGGGGGCAGGACGACCTGCTGCGCCTCATCGGTCCGACCATCTGGCCTCATCTCATTGCGGACAGCCTTTCCTCGATTTTGAAACGGAAGAAGCCCCGGATTGAAATTGTCCCCACCAATCCCGGAGTGTTCCATGATCATCTACTGGTGGACGGAAGCCTCATCGCCCTCTACACCGGGGTTGCTGCGGAGCTCACCGGGAAAAATATCAAACTGATACTTTCCGAAGAGGAACGTCAGTTATTCGGAACCCGGCAGCCTCCCATTCATGTGAAGCAGCACGTGGGATTTTCCCCGGAGAGGGAAATCCTGGTGAATGACGTGATTGTCGATGTGAACACCGGGGCTTTTGCTCTGTTTTCAACGGAAATGATCAACCAGATTCTGGCCGCCGCTCCGGGGCTGTATAAGGCGCCAAGCTGGAGGGTCCGCATTCATCTGTACCGGAGCAATCTGCCTCCCATGAGTATTTTTCACGGCTTTCACGCAACTCTCATACAGATTCCCGCCGAGATTCAGGCCAACAGAATTGCGGAGCTTGAAGGCAGGGATCCCCTGGAATGGCGGAGGGAACGTCTGCTGAAAGGCGGCGATACCGCCCCGCCCCAGTGGACGCTGAAAGAGGACCTGGACAGCCAGGGCATTCTGGAACGGCTGGCCGCGGTGTCGGATTTCACCCGGAAACACTCATCTTTCGAGCTGCTGCGCAAGAGGCGGTCATCCCGGGACAGCATTGCCCGGAAAACCAGCGGCAAGAAATACCGGGGGATGGGGATGTCCTACGGATTCCAGCCCAGCGGATTCAGCCGCACAATGGAACAGCAGATCAGGCCCAGGGTACGGGTGAGCCTGGAAACCGACGGAAGCGTCCAGGGCTATGTGAATACCGCACCGGGAACCTCCGCCGCCAAAGTGTACATCAGAAATATCATCAAAGAGGAACTGGGGGTGGAGAGTGAAAAGGTGATGCTTCACACCAGCGATTCACGGGAAATTCCCGATTCAGGTCCGGTATGCCTGTCCCGTTCACTCACCGTGGTCACCGATACCTTCCGTCAGGCCTGTAAAAAGATCCAGAAGCAGCGCTTCCACAGTCCCCTGCCCATCAGCATCGAAACGTCCCTCCGCTTCCCCCGTCTTCCCGGATGGGATCAGGAAAAACTGGAAGGAGATCCGTTCCTGTACCGTTCCTACGGTGCGGCTGCGGTGGAAGTTGAGCTTGATCCGGTAAGCTTTATTCCCGAAATTCAGCGGATCTGGATGGTGGTGGATGCCCCATCCCTGTTCAATGTGAGTCAGGCCCGCTCGGCTCTGGAGGGGGGAATCATGCAGTGTCTCAACTGGATACGGGGGTATCCCAGAGAATTCAAAAACGGGGTGCTCCAGCTTCCCAGCGCCGAGTTTACCAGGGGACTGGAACACCGGAAAATTCCTGAGATTACCATAGATTTTATTCCCGGAAAGGGTGCCAGAAGCGACCGAACCAAGCAGAACGGTTTTCGGGATCTGCCGTTTGCTCTGATCCCCTCGGCCTATCTTTCGGCCCTCACCCAGGCCACCGGGGGATACTTCGACAGCATTCCCAGCGACAGTCAGGTGATCTTCAACTACATCAGGGAGAGCGAGGAGGCGGAAGATGACGATTGA
- a CDS encoding DegT/DnrJ/EryC1/StrS family aminotransferase, translated as MNRNSEAQIPYSRPLLGKEEEEAVLKVLRSGWLTTGTQALEFEKEFTRFISDVESAGAGMTPAGADVESAGSDPERAESRPAPVSSVASSSVAVSSAALSSVALSSATAGLHLGLAALELPEGSEILLSPYTFAASANAVLYNRLKPRFVDCAPGGYHLDPDRAEALLASRWRSRKVRGLMSVHFAGYEHRGDDIEDICRNAGIELVEDAAHSFPARQPGGSRRNETQPAMQGGPRPGIQPGIPGGIQGSRGRFGVYSFYANKTITTGEGGMLISRDEALLERVKRLRLHGISREVWSRYTTPGRGWEYDVVLPGFKYNLPDILAAIGRVQLKRADEFLLKRRRIAARYARAFAGRDWCSLPPGAEDLLELGDDSLMETGQAGGGEFTHSWHIYSLRLRLDKLSIGRDEFIARLAEKGIGSSVHFIPLHLMSYYGKSLGLKPGDFPNALESYQSSISLPIFPSLSGEETERIIEEALKIGDTFYRGI; from the coding sequence ATGAACCGGAATTCTGAAGCTCAGATCCCCTACTCCAGACCGTTGCTGGGAAAAGAGGAAGAGGAGGCGGTACTCAAGGTACTGAGAAGCGGCTGGCTTACCACCGGCACCCAGGCCCTGGAGTTTGAAAAGGAGTTCACCCGGTTCATCTCGGATGTTGAATCGGCGGGGGCGGGGATGACACCGGCAGGTGCGGATGTTGAATCGGCGGGGTCTGATCCTGAAAGGGCTGAGTCCAGGCCGGCCCCGGTTTCTTCTGTGGCATCTTCTTCCGTGGCAGTTTCTTCGGCAGCGCTTTCTTCTGTGGCACTTTCTTCGGCAACCGCCGGGCTGCATCTGGGACTGGCGGCCCTGGAACTTCCCGAAGGCAGTGAAATTCTTCTGTCCCCCTACACCTTTGCCGCCAGCGCCAATGCTGTGCTGTACAACCGGCTGAAACCCCGCTTTGTGGACTGTGCTCCGGGAGGGTATCATCTGGATCCCGACCGGGCCGAGGCCCTGCTGGCATCCCGGTGGCGCTCCCGGAAGGTCCGGGGGCTGATGAGCGTGCACTTTGCGGGCTATGAACACCGGGGTGACGATATAGAGGATATCTGCAGGAATGCAGGAATCGAACTGGTGGAGGATGCGGCCCACAGCTTCCCGGCCCGGCAGCCCGGCGGCAGCAGAAGGAACGAAACACAACCGGCGATGCAGGGTGGACCCCGGCCCGGCATACAGCCCGGGATACCGGGCGGGATACAGGGCAGCAGAGGCCGCTTCGGCGTGTACTCCTTCTACGCAAACAAGACCATAACCACCGGCGAGGGGGGGATGCTGATCAGCAGGGATGAAGCGCTGCTTGAACGGGTAAAGCGCCTGCGTCTCCACGGGATCAGCCGGGAGGTGTGGTCCCGCTACACCACACCCGGAAGGGGCTGGGAGTACGATGTGGTGCTCCCGGGGTTCAAGTACAATCTGCCGGATATTCTGGCGGCCATCGGGCGGGTGCAGCTGAAGCGGGCGGATGAGTTCCTGCTGAAGCGCCGGCGGATTGCAGCACGCTACGCCCGGGCCTTTGCAGGCCGGGACTGGTGCAGCCTGCCCCCCGGAGCGGAAGACCTCCTTGAGCTGGGTGATGACAGCCTGATGGAAACCGGCCAAGCCGGCGGCGGAGAGTTCACCCACTCATGGCATATCTACAGCCTCCGGCTGCGGCTGGACAAACTGAGCATCGGCAGGGATGAGTTTATTGCCAGACTGGCCGAGAAGGGAATCGGGAGCAGCGTCCATTTTATTCCCCTCCACCTGATGAGCTACTACGGGAAATCCCTGGGACTGAAGCCCGGGGACTTCCCCAACGCCCTGGAATCGTACCAGTCAAGCATCAGTCTGCCCATTTTTCCCTCCCTCAGCGGGGAAGAAACAGAGAGAATAATTGAAGAAGCTCTGAAAATCGGAGATACTTTTTACAGAGGCATATGA
- a CDS encoding polysaccharide biosynthesis protein, translating to MSDAESIRYRKQGSSEVSSSHHENPKGRIYIIGAGFAGQTLAREIERKGIFGNVASYLDDNNEIIGSHIDAIPVFGPVNDIIPMLEPRGDDMAIIAMPSVSRDRIREIFLQLKRQQFSTIKILPDMEQIIEGTAHLVQTREIDPQDLLLRKPVQIGLKESISYLRGKRVLITGAGGSIGSELSRQLLHGGASRLYLFGHGENSIYEIDRELRLLQQEGVGEKATIVPVIGELQDPDYMDFIIPRLKPDVVFHAAAYKHVPMMEHNPVMAVKNNLFGTAHLLNALKSQSGARLVLISTDKVVEPTSIYGASKRLAEELVLSRGEESRNNDIMVVRFGNVLGSRGSIVPLFKKQILTGGPVTITHPEMRRFFMTIPEAASLVLKAGGVGTGGTLYTLEMGEPVMIRDLAEQMIRFYGFEPDKDITFEFIGARPGEKLEERLHDDGETSELTEFPGIQRVSARENRVDVEALMTELQPLCYRSREFPEQYRNRRLLRSIMRKYLPSLKEYPDEPEF from the coding sequence ATGTCCGATGCGGAAAGCATCCGATACAGGAAACAAGGGAGCAGCGAGGTGAGCAGTTCACATCATGAAAATCCGAAGGGGCGGATATACATCATCGGCGCAGGGTTTGCCGGTCAGACCCTGGCACGGGAGATTGAGCGGAAAGGGATTTTCGGAAACGTCGCCTCATATCTGGATGATAATAATGAGATAATCGGAAGCCATATCGATGCCATCCCCGTGTTTGGTCCGGTAAATGATATTATCCCCATGCTTGAACCCAGAGGTGACGATATGGCGATCATTGCCATGCCTTCGGTGAGCAGGGACAGAATTCGGGAGATATTTCTCCAGCTGAAACGTCAGCAGTTCAGCACCATCAAGATTCTTCCGGACATGGAGCAGATCATCGAGGGAACGGCACACCTGGTTCAAACCCGGGAGATTGATCCCCAGGACCTTCTTCTGCGCAAGCCGGTGCAGATCGGCCTGAAAGAAAGTATCAGCTACCTCAGAGGAAAGCGGGTGCTGATAACCGGCGCCGGGGGAAGCATCGGCAGCGAACTGTCACGGCAGCTTCTCCACGGAGGGGCCAGCCGGCTCTACCTCTTCGGGCACGGGGAGAACAGCATTTATGAAATAGACAGGGAACTGCGCCTCCTTCAGCAGGAGGGTGTGGGGGAAAAAGCCACCATCGTGCCGGTGATCGGCGAACTGCAGGACCCCGACTATATGGACTTTATTATTCCCCGGCTCAAGCCCGATGTGGTGTTTCACGCCGCCGCCTACAAGCATGTTCCCATGATGGAGCATAATCCGGTGATGGCGGTGAAGAATAATCTGTTCGGCACGGCACATCTTCTGAATGCATTGAAGAGCCAGTCCGGGGCCCGGCTGGTACTGATCTCCACCGACAAAGTTGTTGAGCCCACCAGCATCTACGGAGCCAGCAAGCGGCTGGCGGAGGAACTGGTGCTCAGCAGGGGGGAGGAAAGCCGGAACAACGACATTATGGTGGTCCGGTTCGGAAATGTACTGGGTTCCCGGGGAAGCATTGTACCCCTTTTCAAGAAACAGATTCTCACCGGAGGGCCGGTAACCATCACCCATCCGGAGATGCGCCGCTTTTTCATGACCATTCCCGAAGCCGCCAGTCTGGTTCTGAAAGCCGGAGGTGTGGGCACCGGCGGCACCCTGTACACCCTGGAGATGGGAGAACCTGTGATGATCCGGGATCTTGCAGAACAGATGATCCGTTTTTACGGCTTTGAACCGGACAAGGATATCACCTTCGAGTTCATCGGCGCCCGTCCCGGGGAAAAACTGGAGGAGCGTCTCCATGACGACGGGGAAACCAGCGAGCTGACGGAATTCCCCGGCATTCAGCGGGTCAGCGCCAGGGAGAACCGGGTGGATGTCGAGGCCCTCATGACCGAACTGCAGCCCCTGTGCTACCGCAGCAGGGAATTTCCCGAACAATACCGCAACCGCCGCCTTTTGCGAAGCATCATGCGAAAATATCTGCCCAGTCTGAAGGAGTACCCCGATGAACCGGAATTCTGA
- the loaP gene encoding antiterminator LoaP has protein sequence MEIYVLQCLSGNEDQLRKRLVLAHPELAEHVHIPRRHMKIRKQGRHFTKEYILFPGYIFLETEHLEKNYLESIRTIDSALRILPDSLHPLPLNRGERELLSRLLRNGEVLGSSAVQFDTNNRIQVIQGPLEGLEGSIVKVDRRKGRARVRLDMYDRTFEVDFSFHDMKKQNSADVQE, from the coding sequence ATGGAAATTTACGTTCTCCAGTGTCTCTCCGGCAATGAAGATCAGCTGCGGAAGAGGCTTGTACTGGCACATCCCGAGCTGGCAGAACATGTACACATTCCCCGCCGGCACATGAAAATCCGCAAACAGGGCCGGCACTTCACAAAAGAGTATATCCTTTTTCCGGGATATATCTTCCTGGAAACCGAACATCTGGAAAAGAATTATCTGGAGAGCATCAGAACCATCGATTCTGCACTGCGTATTCTGCCGGACAGCCTCCACCCCCTCCCCCTGAACAGAGGGGAACGGGAACTTCTTTCCAGACTGCTGCGGAACGGGGAAGTTCTCGGTTCCTCCGCCGTTCAGTTTGATACAAACAACCGGATACAGGTGATTCAGGGACCCCTGGAGGGACTTGAAGGTTCCATTGTGAAGGTGGACCGGAGAAAAGGACGGGCCCGGGTGCGGCTGGATATGTATGACCGGACCTTTGAAGTGGATTTCTCATTTCATGACATGAAAAAGCAGAATTCTGCCGATGTTCAGGAATAA